In Papaver somniferum cultivar HN1 chromosome 1, ASM357369v1, whole genome shotgun sequence, a genomic segment contains:
- the LOC113318485 gene encoding acetolactate synthase small subunit 2, chloroplastic-like, with protein sequence MAAISTHTILPIKPTQSSISNKGFLGGSGFFDLRKNELSKSRVFVPQQKLVISAIKDNNNASVSTPESSPSIGRSRVRRHTISVFVGDESGMINRIAGVFARRGYNIESLAVGLNKDKALFTIVVSGTDRVLQQVVEQLNKLVNVLKVEDLSSEPQVERELMLVKLNANESNRAEIMWLVDIFRAKIVDIAEDSLTIEVTGDPGKMVAVQRNFSKFGIKELATTGKIALRRERMGESAPFWRFSAASYPDLEGTMPIDSLSETTSKALEAQPNLTTGGDVYPSEPYDGFSMNQILDAHWGVLDNEDSAGLRSHTLSLLVNDCPGVLNIVTGIFSRRGYNIQSLAVGPAEKQGISRITTVVPGTDESIGKLVQQLYKLIDIHEVRDVTHMPFAERELMLIKIAVNAVARRDVLDIASIFRAKAVDVSDHTITLELTGDLDKMVALQRLLEPYGICEVARTGRLALVRESKVDSKYLRGYALPIDTCS encoded by the exons ATGGCGGCAATTTCAACTCACACTATTCTTCCCATCAAACCCACACAATCTTCAATTTCCAACAAAGGGTTTTTGGGTGGTTCTGGGttctttgatttgagaaagaATGAGTTATCAAAATCCAGGGTTTTTGTACCTCAGCAAAAATTGGTCATTTCAGCTATCAAAGATAACAATAATGCGTCGGTTTCAACACCTGAATCTTCACCTTCTATTGGAAGGTCTAG GGTAAGACGCCATACAATTTCCGTATTTGTTGGTGATGAAAGTGGAATGATAAACAGGATTGCTGGAGTGTTTGCTAGAAGGGGTTATAACATTGAGTCGCTTGCAGTCGGTCTGAATAAGGACAAAGCACTCTTCACAATAGTTGTTTCTGGAACTGATAGAGTGTTACAGCAAGTGGTAGAGCAGCTTAACAAGCTTGTTAATGTCTTGAAG GTGGAAGATCTCTCATCAGAACCACAGGTAGAACGTGAATTGATGCTCGTCAAACTCAATGCTAATGAAAGCAATCGTGCAGAG ATAATGTGGTTGGTAGACATATTCAGAGCAAAAATTGTCGACATTGCGGAGGACTCGTTAACTATAGAG GTAACTGGAGATCCAGGTAAAATGGTTGCTGTTCAGAGAAACTTCAGCAAGTTTGGGATAAAAGAACTCGCAACAACTGGGAAG ATTGCTTTGAGACGGGAGAGGATGGGCGAGTCTGCCCCTTTTTGGAGGTTTTCTGCAGCTTCATATCCTGATCTTGAAGGCACAATGCCCATCGACTCTCTTTCGGAGACTACAAGCAAAGCACTTGAAGCACAGCCAAACTTAACTACAGGG GGTGATGTTTATCCAAGTGAACCTTATGATGGTTTCTCGATGAATCAAATTCTTGATGCTCATTGGGGCGTGCTTGACAACGAAGAT TCAGCTGGGCTTAGATCTCACACCTTATCATTGCTTGTTAATGATTGTCCGGGAGTGCTGAACATAGTCACTGGTATTTTTTCTCGTAGAGGCTACAATATTCAG AGTCTTGCTGTTGGACCTGCAGAAAAACAGGGCATTTCTCGCATTACAACTGTTGTTCCTGGTACTGATGAATCAATTGGAAAGTTAGTTCAACAATTGTATAAACTTATTGATATTCACGAG GTTCGTGATGTTACACACATGCCATTCGCTGAAAGAGAATTGATGTTGATAAAGATTGCTGTAAATGCTGTTGCAAGAAGGGATGTCCTTGACATTGCTAGCATTTTCCGAGCAAAAGCTGTGGATGTGTCTGACCATACAATCACCCTAGAG CTCACTGGAGATTTGGACAAAATGGTTGCGCTACAAAGGTTACTAGAGCCTTATGGCATTTGTGAG GTGGCAAGAACGGGAAGATTGGCACTTGTTCGTGAGTCTAAAGTAGATTCCAAGTACCTGCGTGGATATGCCTTGCCGATTGACACTTGTTCTTGA